The Sinomicrobium kalidii genome contains a region encoding:
- a CDS encoding 3'-5' exonuclease codes for MELKLTRPICFFDLETTGTDVARDRIVEIAILKVYPNGNKESKTWLVNPEMPIPEHSTAIHGITDEKVANEPTFKELSKDIYNMIKDSDLAGYNSNRFDIPLLAEEMLRAEVDFDMKNRLAVDVQTIFHLMEKRTLEAAYRFYCDKDLTNAHSAEADTTATYEVLKSQLDRYSELENDIKFLSEFTTRKQTADFAGYIILNEKDEEVFSFGKHKGKRVEDVLEKEPGYFGWLLNADFPLYTKRVLTGIKLRKLNNKLS; via the coding sequence ATGGAACTCAAACTTACCAGACCCATTTGTTTTTTTGACCTGGAAACCACCGGAACCGATGTGGCCAGGGACAGGATCGTGGAGATCGCCATCCTGAAAGTATATCCCAACGGCAACAAGGAAAGTAAGACCTGGTTGGTAAATCCGGAGATGCCCATACCGGAGCATTCGACAGCCATCCACGGCATTACCGATGAAAAAGTGGCCAATGAACCCACGTTTAAGGAATTGTCGAAAGATATTTACAACATGATCAAGGACAGTGACCTGGCCGGTTACAATTCCAACAGGTTCGACATACCGTTACTGGCAGAGGAAATGTTGCGGGCCGAGGTGGACTTCGATATGAAAAACCGCCTGGCCGTGGATGTGCAGACTATTTTTCACCTTATGGAAAAACGGACCCTGGAAGCGGCGTACAGGTTTTACTGCGATAAAGACCTGACCAACGCTCATTCTGCGGAAGCCGATACCACAGCTACCTACGAAGTGCTGAAATCGCAACTGGACAGGTATAGTGAACTGGAAAATGATATCAAGTTCCTCTCCGAATTTACCACCAGGAAGCAAACCGCCGATTTTGCCGGGTATATCATATTGAATGAAAAAGATGAAGAAGTCTTCTCCTTTGGCAAACACAAAGGAAAACGTGTAGAAGATGTGCTTGAAAAAGAACCGGGATATTTCGGCTGGTTGCTCAATGCCGATTTTCCACTCTATACCAAGAGGGTGCTTACCGGCATCAAACTTCGGAAACTCAACAATAAACTCTCGTAG